One genomic window of Nakamurella panacisegetis includes the following:
- a CDS encoding carbohydrate ABC transporter permease, producing MSTTAEEKLGKGVPTTGSRTRRRPRGNRERLFQWLFLAPAIVYMLLFFGYPVVKNITMSFQDYTSSTFFSGLAPWVGFRNYSTVVGMPIFSQALRNTALFTIGSIAGQFVIGLALAVFFRNRFRLSGILRSLLLLPWLLPLIVSSAIWKWILDTDSGALNQFLKSLGLITTGVPWLTSTSVALVAVIVVNVWIGIPFNVTILYGGLQDIPEDLYEAGSLDGATGWKAFRNITWPLLRPVVSVVLVLGVVYTIKVLDIILGLTNGGPANATQTIATESYALSFGQFEFGQGAALGNILIVISLVFAVFYLRATRRAVDE from the coding sequence ATGTCCACCACCGCCGAAGAGAAGTTGGGAAAAGGAGTGCCGACAACAGGCTCCAGGACCAGGCGCAGGCCGCGGGGCAACCGGGAACGCCTGTTCCAGTGGCTGTTCCTCGCCCCGGCCATCGTCTACATGTTGTTGTTCTTCGGGTATCCCGTGGTCAAGAACATCACCATGAGTTTCCAGGACTACACGTCGAGCACCTTCTTCTCCGGGCTCGCCCCGTGGGTCGGGTTCCGCAACTATTCGACGGTGGTGGGCATGCCCATCTTCTCGCAAGCCCTGCGCAACACCGCACTGTTCACCATCGGCTCGATCGCCGGCCAGTTCGTCATCGGTCTGGCGCTGGCCGTCTTCTTCCGTAACCGGTTCCGGCTCTCGGGAATCCTGCGGTCGCTGCTGTTGCTGCCGTGGCTGCTTCCGTTGATCGTCTCCAGTGCCATCTGGAAGTGGATCCTGGACACCGACAGCGGTGCCCTGAACCAGTTCCTGAAGTCGCTCGGCCTCATCACCACCGGCGTTCCGTGGTTGACCAGCACTTCGGTCGCCTTGGTGGCCGTCATCGTGGTCAACGTCTGGATCGGGATCCCGTTCAACGTGACCATCCTGTACGGAGGTCTGCAGGACATCCCGGAGGACCTGTACGAAGCCGGTTCCCTCGACGGCGCAACGGGTTGGAAGGCCTTCCGTAACATCACCTGGCCGCTGCTGCGGCCGGTGGTCAGCGTCGTGCTGGTGCTCGGCGTGGTCTATACGATCAAGGTGCTGGACATCATCCTCGGGCTGACCAACGGCGGCCCGGCCAACGCCACCCAGACCATCGCCACCGAGTCGTACGCACTGTCCTTCGGGCAGTTCGAATTCGGTCAGGGAGCGGCGCTCGGCAACATCCTGATCGTCATCTCGTTGGTGTTCGCCGTGTTCTACCTGCGGGCCACCCGGCGCGCGGTCGACGAGTAG
- a CDS encoding sugar ABC transporter substrate-binding protein, with translation MKTLRAHRASGMRTAALSAALIVAMPLALAACGSKSSASSSGGTPTVHVLDYYNEGNDNVVIGNTLTACGKANNITVVRDAVPGGGLIQKVLQESSSKTLPDVLMLDNPDMQQIAKSGALTPLSDYSISTDGYAPGILQAGTYNGKIYGLAPTVNSIALFYNKDVFTKAGITPPTTWADLRADAKKLTSGSQYGIALDANATYEGSWTFLPFMWSNGGSEKNINTPEVAEALQFWVDLMKDGSLSKGALNWTQADAENQFAAGKAAMMINGPWQFPALNAVKGLNYGVVSIPVNKAGQVAQAPLGGEVWTVPNTGNTENQKNGAKIVACMNSDANQIAMAVARGTVPSKTTLSTEFLKKAPAMAAFTKTVATARARTAILGDAWPKTATAIYTAVQSALTGQASPADALKTAASTVG, from the coding sequence ATGAAGACACTTCGCGCCCACCGCGCATCAGGGATGAGGACGGCCGCGCTCAGCGCCGCACTCATCGTCGCCATGCCCCTGGCGCTGGCCGCCTGCGGCAGCAAGAGTTCGGCCTCCTCCAGCGGCGGGACCCCGACCGTCCACGTCCTGGACTACTACAACGAGGGCAACGACAACGTCGTCATCGGCAACACGCTGACCGCCTGCGGCAAGGCCAACAACATCACCGTCGTGCGGGACGCCGTTCCCGGCGGCGGTTTGATCCAGAAGGTCTTGCAGGAGAGCTCCTCCAAGACCCTGCCCGACGTCCTGATGCTCGACAACCCGGACATGCAGCAGATCGCGAAATCCGGTGCCCTCACCCCGCTGTCGGACTACAGCATCTCCACCGACGGCTACGCCCCCGGCATCCTGCAGGCCGGCACGTACAACGGCAAGATCTACGGCCTGGCGCCGACGGTGAACTCCATCGCGCTGTTCTACAACAAGGACGTCTTCACCAAGGCCGGAATCACGCCCCCGACCACCTGGGCCGACCTGCGCGCCGACGCCAAGAAGCTCACCAGCGGCAGCCAGTACGGCATCGCCCTGGACGCCAACGCCACCTACGAAGGCAGTTGGACCTTCCTGCCGTTCATGTGGTCCAACGGCGGATCCGAGAAGAACATCAACACGCCGGAGGTCGCCGAGGCCCTGCAGTTCTGGGTCGATCTGATGAAGGACGGCTCCCTGTCCAAGGGCGCGCTCAACTGGACCCAGGCCGACGCCGAGAACCAGTTCGCCGCCGGCAAGGCCGCGATGATGATCAACGGCCCGTGGCAGTTCCCGGCGCTCAACGCCGTCAAGGGTCTCAACTACGGTGTCGTGTCGATCCCGGTCAACAAGGCCGGACAGGTCGCCCAGGCACCGCTCGGCGGCGAGGTGTGGACCGTCCCGAACACCGGCAACACCGAGAACCAGAAGAACGGCGCGAAGATCGTCGCCTGCATGAACAGCGACGCCAACCAGATCGCGATGGCCGTCGCCCGTGGCACCGTCCCGTCGAAGACGACGCTGTCGACCGAATTCCTCAAGAAGGCGCCGGCCATGGCCGCGTTCACCAAGACCGTGGCCACGGCGCGCGCTCGTACCGCCATCCTGGGCGATGCCTGGCCGAAGACCGCCACCGCGATTTACACGGCCGTGCAGTCGGCGCTGACCGGGCAGGCTTCGCCGGCTGATGCGTTGAAGACAGCCGCCTCGACGGTGGGTTGA
- a CDS encoding LacI family DNA-binding transcriptional regulator yields the protein MPTSEDVARAAGVSQSTVSYVMSGKRSISPETRRRVEQVIEELGYHPNSGAQALASSKTNVIGLVLPFRANMDMSVISEFMAGIAAGARAHDYDILLVTADEGPAGLRRLVGRALCDALILMEVGSQDDRLAVARSLGAPVVLIGVPDDSDGLYCVDFDFEGAGQVCVDELADLGHTEIGLLGIDPDSTKGRANFSVRFRRGIAAAAARRGLNIRTVNMEANHSDVSRAINTMMKMSPPVTGLILQHSDSPDPVTAVLLEHGLVPGSDVAVIGLCPDALAERLRVPMTTVQQQVTEVTRRAMDALFRMLNKDGAITGQVDLVPVSLARRASTNRPPSHGRRAIH from the coding sequence GTGCCGACCAGTGAAGATGTGGCGCGCGCGGCCGGCGTCTCGCAGAGCACTGTCTCCTATGTGATGAGCGGGAAGCGGTCCATTTCGCCGGAAACGCGCCGACGGGTCGAGCAGGTCATCGAGGAATTGGGTTACCATCCCAATTCGGGCGCCCAGGCGCTGGCCAGCAGCAAGACGAACGTCATCGGGCTGGTGCTGCCGTTCCGGGCGAACATGGACATGTCGGTCATCTCCGAGTTCATGGCCGGAATCGCGGCGGGGGCCAGGGCCCACGACTACGACATCCTGCTGGTGACGGCGGACGAAGGTCCGGCTGGCCTGCGTCGGCTGGTCGGGCGGGCCTTGTGCGATGCCCTGATCCTGATGGAAGTCGGGTCGCAGGACGATCGCCTCGCCGTCGCCCGATCCCTCGGAGCTCCGGTCGTGTTGATCGGGGTCCCCGACGACAGTGACGGTCTGTACTGCGTCGACTTCGATTTCGAGGGCGCCGGCCAGGTTTGCGTCGACGAGTTGGCCGATCTCGGACACACCGAGATCGGTTTGCTGGGTATCGATCCCGACAGCACGAAGGGACGGGCCAATTTTTCCGTTCGGTTCCGTCGCGGGATCGCGGCCGCGGCGGCGCGCCGGGGTCTGAACATCCGGACGGTCAACATGGAGGCGAATCACTCCGATGTGTCGCGGGCCATCAACACCATGATGAAGATGTCACCGCCGGTCACCGGGTTGATCCTGCAGCATTCGGATTCGCCCGACCCGGTGACGGCCGTGCTGCTCGAGCACGGGCTGGTCCCTGGCTCCGACGTGGCCGTGATCGGCCTGTGCCCGGACGCGCTCGCCGAGCGACTACGGGTGCCGATGACCACTGTGCAGCAACAGGTCACCGAGGTGACGCGCCGCGCCATGGACGCGCTCTTCCGCATGCTGAACAAAGACGGCGCCATCACCGGACAGGTCGATCTCGTTCCGGTGTCACTGGCCCGACGGGCCAGCACCAACCGCCCTCCGTCCCACGGGCGTCGCGCAATTCACTAA
- a CDS encoding amino acid ABC transporter ATP-binding protein: MTAAPLPDRAGSSDDTGALLQIRHLRKLFDSFVALDDVSLDVSRGEVVVVLGPSGSGKSTLCRCINRMEKPTSGSIRIDGVEVPQEGRALAQLRTDVGMVFQSFNLFRHLSVLDNVMLGPVRVRGLTTTDARREAMDLLDRVGIGSKADGMPAELSGGQQQRVAIARSLAMHPKIMLFDEPTSALDPEMVSGVLDVMVELAADGMTMLVVTHEMGFARKAADRVVFMDAGNIAEIATPDDFFDHPSTERARDFLSKILAH; this comes from the coding sequence ATGACCGCTGCCCCTCTCCCCGATCGGGCCGGATCATCGGACGACACTGGCGCCCTCCTGCAGATCCGCCACCTCCGGAAGCTGTTCGATTCGTTCGTCGCCCTGGATGACGTCAGCCTCGACGTCAGCCGGGGCGAGGTGGTCGTCGTACTCGGCCCCTCTGGTTCGGGCAAGTCGACGCTGTGCCGCTGCATCAACCGGATGGAGAAGCCGACCTCCGGCTCGATCCGGATCGACGGCGTCGAAGTCCCCCAGGAGGGCAGGGCCCTCGCCCAGTTGCGGACCGACGTCGGCATGGTCTTCCAGTCGTTCAACCTGTTCCGGCATCTGTCGGTGCTGGACAACGTGATGCTCGGCCCCGTCCGCGTCCGAGGATTGACCACGACGGACGCGCGCCGGGAAGCGATGGACCTGCTCGATCGGGTCGGCATCGGCTCCAAGGCGGACGGCATGCCGGCCGAGCTCTCCGGTGGCCAGCAGCAAAGAGTCGCCATCGCAAGGTCTTTGGCCATGCACCCGAAGATCATGCTGTTCGACGAGCCGACCAGCGCCCTCGATCCGGAGATGGTCTCGGGCGTGCTGGACGTCATGGTGGAGCTGGCCGCCGACGGCATGACGATGCTGGTCGTCACCCACGAGATGGGGTTCGCCCGCAAGGCAGCCGACCGTGTCGTCTTCATGGACGCGGGCAACATCGCCGAGATCGCCACCCCCGACGATTTCTTCGACCACCCGAGCACCGAGAGGGCTCGGGACTTCCTCTCGAAGATCCTGGCCCACTGA
- a CDS encoding MFS transporter, producing MHASRGTSKALLLSAVVVLALNLRLSVNALGTLLPEIRVDLHVSAGAAGLLLALPPLVFAFAGIVTPMVAARVGNHRLVVMALLISGAGQILRALGPGVISLFLGTLIALVGLAIGNVLMPGLIRQHFPQQITTITSVYVTMLSLGATVSSGLSIPVEHALHGTWRAPLLVWAAIAVIALLPWLAVAFGSRRTARSRRHSSVPLRALIRSPLAWAMAIMFGVQSAHIYVVIGWLGQVLLDAGVGEVKMGALLSMAPAIGIAMSLAVPVLLRRQRLALPLILLLSACYLVGYLGLMLAPVSGAWVWMFFMGVGGGTFPVVLTLVALRAFTADGVIALSAFTQCVGYLIGALAPVAFGLVHDVGHSWTPSLILMMVLLLPMAAVGSRLARPRYLEDEIPTV from the coding sequence GTGCATGCCTCTCGCGGAACCTCCAAGGCCCTGCTGCTCTCCGCGGTCGTCGTACTAGCCCTGAACCTGCGGCTGTCGGTCAACGCGCTGGGCACGCTGCTTCCGGAGATCCGGGTCGATCTGCACGTGTCGGCCGGCGCTGCCGGTCTGTTGCTGGCCCTGCCCCCGCTGGTCTTCGCGTTCGCCGGGATCGTGACGCCGATGGTGGCGGCCCGGGTGGGCAATCACCGGTTGGTGGTCATGGCCCTGTTGATCTCCGGCGCCGGTCAGATCCTCCGGGCCCTCGGCCCGGGGGTGATCTCCCTCTTCCTGGGCACCCTGATCGCGCTGGTCGGCCTGGCCATCGGCAACGTCCTGATGCCCGGCCTGATCCGGCAGCACTTCCCACAGCAGATCACCACCATCACATCGGTCTACGTGACCATGCTGTCGCTGGGCGCCACCGTGTCCTCCGGTCTGAGCATTCCGGTCGAACACGCACTGCACGGCACCTGGCGGGCGCCGCTGCTGGTGTGGGCGGCGATCGCCGTCATCGCGCTGTTGCCCTGGCTGGCCGTCGCTTTCGGATCGCGCCGCACCGCCCGGTCCCGCCGCCACTCCTCGGTTCCGTTACGCGCGTTGATCCGGTCGCCGCTGGCCTGGGCCATGGCCATCATGTTCGGTGTGCAGTCGGCCCACATTTACGTAGTCATCGGCTGGTTGGGGCAGGTGCTGTTGGACGCGGGGGTCGGCGAAGTCAAGATGGGGGCGCTGCTGTCCATGGCGCCGGCCATCGGCATCGCCATGTCGCTGGCCGTCCCGGTGCTCCTTCGGCGGCAACGGCTGGCGCTGCCGCTGATCCTGCTGCTCTCCGCGTGCTATCTGGTCGGATATCTCGGTCTGATGCTGGCCCCGGTCAGCGGGGCCTGGGTGTGGATGTTCTTCATGGGCGTCGGCGGCGGCACCTTCCCGGTGGTGCTCACCCTGGTCGCATTGCGCGCCTTCACCGCGGACGGCGTCATCGCCTTGTCCGCCTTCACCCAGTGCGTCGGCTACCTGATCGGAGCGTTGGCGCCGGTGGCCTTCGGGTTGGTCCACGACGTCGGCCACAGCTGGACGCCATCGCTGATCCTGATGATGGTCCTGCTGCTGCCGATGGCCGCGGTCGGGTCCCGACTTGCACGGCCACGGTACCTGGAGGACGAGATCCCCACCGTTTGA
- a CDS encoding ankyrin repeat domain-containing protein: protein MSVRRRHPSSILRATVAGSQDGIKLLLANGFDVNAKGRQELPVEQERETALHVAAGEGDVDLVRVLLAAGADPSALDRRFQVTPLQWAQHFGHQDVVNLLTAR, encoded by the coding sequence GTGTCGGTTCGTCGCCGTCACCCGTCGTCGATCCTGCGGGCGACGGTGGCCGGCTCCCAGGACGGAATCAAGTTGTTGCTGGCCAACGGGTTCGACGTCAACGCAAAGGGCCGTCAGGAACTGCCGGTGGAGCAGGAGCGGGAGACCGCACTGCATGTCGCGGCCGGCGAGGGCGACGTTGACCTGGTCCGCGTCCTCCTCGCGGCCGGCGCGGACCCGTCGGCCCTCGATCGCCGGTTCCAGGTCACCCCGTTGCAGTGGGCGCAGCATTTCGGCCATCAGGATGTCGTCAATCTGCTCACCGCCCGATAG
- a CDS encoding diacylglycerol kinase, with the protein MGLEHVAVLVNPVAGGGRALGEGRRAAARFRAVGVRVELLTGAGPAETADLAAQAVSSGATELVACGGDGIVHLALQTVAGTSCTLGVIPAGTGNDIARSLGIPRKSTDQAVDLILAGPVRTIDLGRAGDRWFGAVVASGFDSRVNDRANRMTWPRGRMRYNLAIIAVLASFRPIQFRIELDDQVIEGPAMLVAVGNGPSYGGGMRICPNASMSDGRLDVTIVSRMSRAKLARLFPSVYRGRHLRYPEVLTYRSRRVEVQAPGVSAYADGELVAPLPLTCVAVPDALRVFAPAMVAPVRG; encoded by the coding sequence ATGGGCCTCGAGCACGTTGCCGTGCTGGTGAACCCGGTCGCCGGTGGCGGCCGGGCACTGGGAGAGGGCCGGCGGGCAGCGGCGCGGTTCCGAGCGGTCGGGGTGCGGGTCGAGCTGCTGACCGGTGCCGGCCCGGCCGAGACCGCGGACCTTGCGGCTCAGGCGGTTTCCTCCGGCGCCACCGAGCTGGTGGCCTGCGGCGGGGACGGCATCGTGCACCTGGCGCTGCAGACGGTGGCCGGGACGAGCTGCACACTCGGCGTCATTCCGGCCGGCACCGGCAACGACATCGCGCGGTCGCTCGGCATCCCCCGGAAGTCGACCGACCAGGCGGTCGATCTCATCCTGGCCGGGCCGGTCCGCACCATCGATCTCGGCCGGGCCGGGGACCGGTGGTTCGGGGCGGTAGTGGCCAGCGGGTTCGATTCCCGGGTCAACGACCGCGCGAACCGGATGACCTGGCCGCGGGGGCGGATGCGGTACAACCTGGCCATCATCGCCGTACTGGCGTCCTTCCGGCCGATCCAGTTCCGGATCGAGCTGGACGACCAGGTCATCGAAGGCCCGGCGATGCTGGTCGCGGTCGGCAACGGGCCGTCCTACGGCGGTGGAATGAGGATCTGCCCGAACGCCTCGATGTCCGACGGCCGACTCGACGTCACCATCGTCTCCCGGATGAGCCGGGCCAAGCTGGCGCGGCTGTTCCCGTCGGTGTACCGCGGGCGTCACCTGCGGTACCCGGAGGTCCTGACCTACCGGTCCCGGCGCGTCGAGGTCCAGGCCCCAGGGGTGAGCGCCTACGCCGACGGAGAGCTGGTTGCCCCGTTGCCGCTCACCTGCGTCGCCGTCCCGGACGCGTTGCGGGTCTTCGCTCCAGCGATGGTCGCTCCGGTCCGAGGGTAG
- the xylA gene encoding xylose isomerase — protein sequence MPVTPTTADHFSFGLWTVSWQGKDQFGDATRAPLDPIEAVEKLTELGAWGITFHDDDLVPFGSDVATRDKILKDFRAALARTGMVVPMITTNLFSHPVFKDGGLTSNDRSVRRFALRKVLRNVDLCAELGAETFVMWGGREGSEYDGSKDLHAVFDRYREGVDTVAAYIKDSGYDIKIALEPKPNEPRGDILLPTVGHALAFIATLEHGDIVGVNPETGHEQMAGLNYTHGIAQALWAGKLFHIDLNGQRSIKFDQDLVFGHGDLLSAFFTVDVVENGFPGGGPKYTGPRHFDYKPSRTEGYDGVWASASANMRTYLLLKERALAYRADPEVQEALAASGISELGQSTLAAGETTADLLADTSAFESFDANAAGERSYAFVHLNQLAVEHALGAR from the coding sequence ATGCCAGTCACCCCCACCACCGCCGATCATTTCAGTTTCGGTCTGTGGACCGTCTCCTGGCAGGGCAAGGACCAGTTCGGTGACGCCACCCGCGCCCCGCTGGACCCGATCGAAGCAGTCGAGAAGCTCACCGAACTGGGCGCCTGGGGTATCACGTTCCACGATGACGACCTGGTTCCGTTCGGCTCCGACGTGGCCACCCGCGACAAGATCCTCAAGGACTTCCGGGCCGCCCTGGCCCGCACCGGCATGGTCGTCCCGATGATCACCACCAACCTGTTCTCCCACCCGGTGTTCAAGGACGGTGGCCTGACATCCAACGATCGCAGCGTCCGGCGCTTCGCGCTGCGGAAGGTGCTCCGCAACGTCGACCTGTGCGCCGAACTGGGCGCCGAGACGTTCGTCATGTGGGGCGGCCGGGAAGGCAGCGAGTACGACGGCTCCAAGGACCTGCACGCCGTCTTCGACCGCTACCGCGAGGGCGTCGACACCGTCGCCGCCTACATCAAGGACTCCGGCTACGACATCAAGATCGCCCTCGAGCCCAAGCCGAACGAGCCGCGCGGCGACATCCTGCTCCCGACGGTCGGGCATGCCCTGGCCTTCATCGCCACCCTCGAGCACGGTGACATCGTCGGCGTGAACCCGGAGACCGGGCACGAGCAGATGGCCGGACTGAACTACACCCACGGCATTGCCCAGGCGCTGTGGGCCGGCAAGCTGTTCCACATCGACCTCAACGGCCAGCGGTCCATCAAGTTCGACCAGGACCTGGTGTTCGGTCACGGCGACCTGCTGTCCGCGTTCTTCACGGTCGATGTGGTGGAGAACGGCTTCCCGGGCGGCGGACCGAAGTACACCGGCCCGCGTCACTTCGACTACAAGCCGTCCCGCACCGAAGGGTACGACGGGGTCTGGGCGTCGGCCTCGGCCAACATGCGCACCTACCTGCTGCTCAAGGAGCGCGCCCTGGCCTATCGGGCCGACCCTGAGGTCCAGGAAGCGCTTGCCGCGTCCGGGATCTCGGAGCTCGGGCAGTCGACCCTGGCCGCGGGCGAGACGACGGCCGACCTGCTGGCCGACACCTCCGCGTTCGAGTCGTTCGACGCGAATGCGGCCGGCGAGCGTTCCTACGCGTTCGTCCACCTGAACCAGCTCGCCGTCGAGCACGCCCTCGGCGCGCGGTAA
- a CDS encoding ROK family protein — protein sequence MTEFGVMTSGRTPLTPARQASLREHNLGMVLDQIVNAATPPSRADIAGATGLTRATVSALADHLLAGRLIAELAPVSSQRAGRPAVPLVPAARTLVAVGLEVNVDYLGVRAIDLTGAVLAESVEPGDFRNTRPEPVLAALAALFAGVVTPLEAEGIPMAGCYVALPGLVDRNTGPLRLAPNLGWESVDVVGLLTRNLQMNGTPVALANEAKLAARAEAEARRPDDVHSFFYVSGEIGIGGAIVTDGAVVPGRHGWSGEIGHTLIDPNGPLCGCGSHGCLEQYAGKDALMRAARLPQSAPVRALLDSVGSPSTDTALAEGGRALGIALSNTANLIDVDTLVLGGVYTSLAPYLIPPIQRELAARVLSHRWSPVTVQAARSVDYAALTGGAKTVLGDIVMDPNSWTRRVLAEPTPIT from the coding sequence ATGACCGAATTCGGCGTGATGACGTCCGGACGGACGCCGCTGACTCCGGCCCGGCAGGCGAGCCTGCGGGAACACAACCTGGGCATGGTCCTCGATCAGATCGTGAACGCGGCGACGCCGCCGTCGCGGGCCGACATCGCCGGGGCCACCGGGCTCACCCGGGCCACCGTCTCCGCCCTCGCCGACCATCTGCTGGCCGGCCGCCTCATCGCCGAGCTGGCCCCCGTGTCCAGCCAGCGGGCCGGTCGCCCGGCGGTGCCCCTCGTGCCGGCCGCCCGCACCCTGGTGGCCGTCGGACTGGAGGTCAACGTCGACTACCTCGGCGTCCGCGCCATCGACCTCACCGGCGCGGTCCTGGCCGAATCGGTGGAGCCCGGGGACTTCCGCAACACCCGACCGGAACCGGTCCTGGCCGCCCTGGCCGCCCTGTTCGCCGGTGTCGTCACCCCGCTGGAGGCCGAGGGGATCCCGATGGCCGGCTGTTACGTGGCCCTGCCCGGTCTCGTCGACCGGAACACCGGGCCGCTCCGGCTGGCCCCCAACCTGGGCTGGGAGTCGGTCGACGTGGTCGGCCTGCTCACCCGGAACCTGCAGATGAACGGCACTCCGGTGGCCCTGGCCAACGAGGCCAAACTGGCCGCCAGGGCCGAGGCCGAAGCCCGCCGCCCGGACGACGTGCATTCCTTCTTCTACGTCTCGGGCGAGATCGGCATCGGGGGGGCCATCGTCACCGACGGCGCCGTGGTGCCCGGCCGTCACGGGTGGAGCGGCGAGATCGGCCACACCCTGATCGATCCGAACGGACCCCTCTGCGGATGCGGAAGTCACGGCTGCCTGGAGCAGTACGCCGGCAAGGACGCGCTCATGCGCGCCGCCCGGTTGCCGCAGTCGGCACCGGTCCGAGCCCTGCTCGACTCGGTCGGCTCCCCCTCGACCGACACCGCCCTGGCCGAGGGGGGCCGCGCCCTCGGCATCGCCCTGTCCAATACGGCGAACCTGATCGATGTCGACACCCTGGTGCTCGGAGGGGTTTACACCAGCCTCGCGCCGTACCTGATCCCGCCCATCCAGCGGGAGCTGGCCGCCCGGGTCCTGTCCCACCGTTGGTCACCGGTCACCGTGCAGGCAGCCCGAT